Proteins from one Amycolatopsis benzoatilytica AK 16/65 genomic window:
- a CDS encoding DUF5988 family protein: MAGLRIVLTGGPEQVRQGDWIREVDNLHDKVKIMSGSGYEHFSHNGEVVDIDGVALPVFHWCGTTKIAE, from the coding sequence ATGGCCGGCTTGCGGATCGTGCTCACCGGTGGTCCGGAACAGGTTCGCCAAGGCGACTGGATCAGGGAGGTCGACAATCTGCACGACAAGGTCAAGATCATGTCCGGCTCGGGGTATGAGCACTTCTCGCACAATGGCGAGGTCGTCGATATAGACGGCGTTGCTCTTCCGGTTTTCCACTGGTGCGGTACGACCAAGATCGCGGAGTAG
- a CDS encoding asparagine synthase-related protein encodes MLLDCKDQISMAVGLEVRVPYGDHRLMEYVYNVPWAEAVLRAREEPSPRGCGRPAARFGAGPREEPFSVRKASADIPDSTRAALDRTIDITRWLEGHQPETDVG; translated from the coding sequence ATGCTGCTCGACTGCAAGGACCAGATCAGCATGGCGGTCGGGCTCGAAGTACGGGTGCCGTACGGTGATCATCGCCTGATGGAATACGTGTACAACGTCCCCTGGGCTGAAGCCGTTCTACGGGCGCGAGAAGAGCCTTCTCCGCGCGGCTGCGGGCGACCTGCTGCCAGGTTCGGTGCAGGACCGCGTGAAGAGCCCTTTTCCGTGCGGAAGGCCTCGGCGGACATCCCGGACAGCACCCGGGCGGCCCTCGACCGGACGATCGACATCACGAGGTGGCTCGAGGGCCATCAGCCGGAAACCGACGTCGGCTGA
- a CDS encoding TetR/AcrR family transcriptional regulator gives MTTPDTPPPGGGRRKRSDALRNERTLLEAAAAVFVRAGVDAPVRDIAAEAGVGMGTIYRHFPTRADLVVAVFRHQLDALANRTAIPAAETPYSALRLWVDRFADFLVTKHGLAEALHSDQAGFESLHAEFVDRLLPVLDQLLKASAAAGHTRADIRAYDLMLGIGNLCIGVETFPDYQARRMIDLLLTGLAQPTESGQVRP, from the coding sequence ATGACCACGCCCGACACGCCACCGCCCGGCGGTGGCCGGCGTAAACGATCCGACGCCCTGCGCAACGAACGGACGCTGCTGGAGGCCGCCGCCGCAGTGTTCGTCCGCGCGGGCGTCGACGCCCCCGTGCGAGACATCGCCGCCGAAGCAGGCGTCGGCATGGGCACCATCTACCGGCACTTCCCAACCAGAGCCGACCTGGTGGTCGCGGTCTTCCGACACCAGCTCGACGCGCTCGCGAACCGCACCGCCATCCCCGCTGCCGAAACCCCGTATTCAGCACTGCGGTTATGGGTGGATCGGTTCGCCGATTTCCTCGTGACCAAGCACGGACTCGCCGAGGCACTGCACTCGGACCAGGCCGGGTTCGAGAGCCTGCACGCCGAGTTCGTCGATCGCCTGCTGCCCGTGCTCGACCAGCTTCTGAAAGCTTCCGCCGCCGCCGGCCACACACGCGCGGACATCCGGGCCTATGACCTGATGCTCGGCATCGGGAACCTGTGTATCGGCGTCGAGACTTTTCCCGACTACCAGGCCCGCCGCATGATCGACTTGCTCCTCACCGGCCTCGCACAGCCCACCGAATCCGGACAGGTTCGCCCATGA